A single region of the Ancylobacter novellus DSM 506 genome encodes:
- a CDS encoding DUF1538 domain-containing protein — translation MVTVLKDKLIDVLKAVAPLVGLVSMLQVTIVHAPLDLFLQFLAGSILAVFGMLLLFVGVDLGVLPMGRFIGAELPKKGSIMLIVAVSFALGFATTVAEPDVLVLASQVDAVSGRAIAGSAILYLIAVGVAGFAAMAMGRIILGWSLRLMLTVAYGLVVALSLLAPGEVVPLAFDAGSVTTGVLSGPVVIALAIGLSSVLAGRSAVSDGFGLLGFASVGPIIAVLLVGMWLW, via the coding sequence ATGGTGACCGTGCTGAAAGACAAGCTCATCGACGTGCTCAAGGCCGTCGCGCCGCTCGTCGGGCTCGTCAGCATGCTGCAGGTCACGATCGTCCACGCCCCGCTCGACCTGTTCCTCCAGTTTCTCGCCGGCTCGATCCTCGCCGTCTTCGGCATGCTGCTGCTTTTTGTCGGCGTCGACCTCGGCGTCCTGCCGATGGGACGCTTCATCGGCGCCGAACTGCCGAAGAAGGGGTCGATCATGCTGATCGTCGCCGTGAGCTTCGCCCTCGGTTTCGCGACGACGGTCGCCGAACCCGACGTGCTGGTTCTGGCCTCGCAGGTCGACGCGGTTTCTGGGCGCGCGATCGCCGGCTCGGCGATCCTCTACCTCATTGCGGTCGGGGTCGCGGGCTTCGCCGCCATGGCTATGGGCCGCATCATTCTGGGGTGGTCCCTGCGGCTTATGCTGACCGTCGCCTATGGCCTGGTCGTCGCCCTGTCGCTCCTCGCTCCGGGGGAGGTCGTGCCATTGGCGTTCGATGCCGGCAGCGTGACGACGGGGGTCCTCTCCGGGCCCGTCGTGATTGCTCTCGCCATCGGGTTGAGCTCGGTGCTGGCGGGACGCTCTGCGGTGTCCGACGGTTTCGGGCTTCTCGGATTCGCCTCCGTCGGTCCGATCATCGCCGTGCTGCTGGTCGGGATGTGGCTATGGTGA
- a CDS encoding P-II family nitrogen regulator gives MQSPCLIVTIVRKGWGDTVLKATMDAGAHGGTVLFGRGVGRNEQQHVFGIQIEPEKEIVLTVVPADLKEVMLEEIVRAAELTMPGNGLAFVVPVDKVAGIVHLVEERPS, from the coding sequence ATGCAGAGCCCGTGCCTGATCGTCACCATCGTGCGCAAAGGCTGGGGCGACACCGTCCTGAAGGCCACGATGGACGCGGGCGCCCATGGCGGCACGGTCCTGTTCGGGCGCGGCGTCGGGCGCAACGAGCAGCAGCACGTCTTCGGTATCCAGATCGAGCCGGAAAAGGAAATCGTCCTGACCGTCGTGCCGGCGGATCTGAAGGAGGTGATGCTTGAGGAGATCGTGCGTGCCGCGGAACTGACTATGCCCGGTAACGGCCTCGCCTTCGTCGTCCCGGTCGATAAAGTGGCCGGCATCGTGCATCTGGTCGAGGAACGCCCCTCGTGA
- a CDS encoding DUF1538 domain-containing protein: MVTGAWAAEIKATALSVTIAIVPLVLLFLLVQVFLLKLPQREVADILKGTAIAAGGLFLFLLGIGIGFLPFGRAVGAALGALDRTWLFVLGGLLLGLFTAWGEPAVRILADQVEQASSGSIPGSLVLWAICVGVALWVGLGMFRIAYGIPLLYLLVPGYLLAIGLMWLSDRDFVAIAVDAGGVATGPLANSFLLALALGASASMGDQDPIVHGFGFVALIALAPIISVMVLGLFVRLKTRT; encoded by the coding sequence ATGGTGACCGGAGCATGGGCCGCGGAGATCAAGGCTACCGCCCTGAGCGTGACGATCGCCATCGTGCCGCTCGTCCTGCTCTTCTTGCTCGTTCAGGTCTTCCTGCTGAAATTGCCGCAACGGGAGGTCGCCGATATCCTCAAGGGAACAGCGATCGCGGCAGGGGGGCTTTTCCTGTTTTTGCTTGGCATCGGCATCGGTTTCCTGCCCTTCGGCAGGGCCGTGGGTGCGGCTCTCGGCGCATTGGACCGAACCTGGCTGTTCGTGCTCGGCGGGCTTCTGCTCGGGCTGTTCACGGCATGGGGAGAGCCCGCGGTGCGCATTCTCGCCGATCAGGTGGAGCAGGCCTCGAGCGGCTCCATTCCCGGATCGCTTGTACTGTGGGCGATCTGCGTCGGCGTCGCTCTCTGGGTCGGTCTGGGCATGTTCAGAATTGCCTACGGGATTCCGCTATTATACCTGCTCGTGCCGGGCTATCTGCTGGCCATCGGCCTGATGTGGCTCAGCGACAGGGATTTCGTCGCGATTGCCGTGGATGCCGGCGGCGTCGCGACCGGGCCGCTGGCCAATAGCTTCCTCCTGGCTCTGGCACTTGGCGCCTCTGCGTCGATGGGGGATCAGGATCCCATCGTCCACGGCTTCGGCTTCGTCGCGCTGATCGCCCTGGCGCCGATCATATCCGTCATGGTGCTCGGGCTCTTCGTCCGGCTGAAGACCCGCACCTAG
- a CDS encoding AI-2E family transporter — MVLYVTRGTDGSLCGREHCLVTKATIQGLSFVVLVIGVTAAFLWLLLPYYGAILWAVILAILFDPLRRRLEARLGGCRNLAAALSVLACICIVVIPGAAILASLAQEAASLYNRINTREFDLATLLGEIQGALPPFVEKAFATLNLGDFVEIRTRLTSFLMYASQEVATRALSIGQNTAQFFVSLGVMLYLLFFLFRDGRLLANLIRKASPLSGRHTDHILEKFSSVVAATVKGNIIIAAIQGGIGGIAFWMLGIQAALLWGVLMAFLSLLPAIGAALVWVPVAVYFLLAADYFRGVVLFAVGVLVISTVDNLLRPPLVGRGTRLPDYVVLISTVGGLSVIGMNGFVIGPLIAALFIAVWSLFSEEQLHS; from the coding sequence ATGGTGCTCTATGTCACACGGGGTACCGATGGGAGCCTGTGCGGGCGGGAGCATTGCCTGGTGACCAAGGCGACGATCCAGGGGCTGAGCTTCGTCGTCCTCGTCATTGGGGTGACGGCGGCCTTCCTCTGGCTTCTGCTTCCTTACTACGGTGCCATTCTTTGGGCCGTCATCCTGGCGATCCTGTTTGATCCGCTGCGCCGGCGCCTGGAGGCCCGACTAGGTGGATGTCGCAATCTTGCGGCGGCGCTCAGCGTCCTGGCCTGCATCTGCATAGTCGTCATTCCCGGTGCGGCGATCCTCGCCTCTCTGGCCCAGGAGGCAGCCAGCCTTTACAACCGGATCAACACGCGGGAATTCGATCTCGCGACCCTGCTCGGGGAGATCCAGGGCGCGCTTCCACCCTTCGTCGAGAAGGCGTTCGCCACGCTGAATCTGGGCGACTTCGTCGAAATCCGGACCAGGCTGACGTCCTTCCTGATGTACGCCAGCCAGGAGGTCGCCACGCGCGCCCTCAGCATCGGCCAGAACACAGCACAGTTCTTCGTTAGCCTCGGCGTGATGCTGTACCTCCTGTTCTTCCTGTTTCGCGACGGCAGGCTATTGGCGAACCTGATCCGGAAGGCCAGCCCGCTCAGCGGTCGCCACACCGATCATATCCTCGAAAAATTCTCGTCCGTCGTCGCCGCGACGGTCAAGGGCAACATCATCATAGCGGCGATCCAGGGCGGGATCGGCGGCATTGCGTTTTGGATGCTCGGCATTCAGGCGGCGCTCCTGTGGGGTGTGCTCATGGCGTTCTTGTCGCTTCTTCCTGCGATCGGCGCGGCGCTCGTATGGGTCCCGGTGGCCGTCTATTTCCTGCTCGCGGCCGACTATTTCAGAGGGGTCGTGCTTTTTGCGGTCGGGGTGCTGGTCATCAGCACGGTCGACAACCTGCTGCGCCCGCCTCTGGTCGGCCGGGGAACGCGCCTGCCGGACTATGTCGTCCTCATATCGACGGTGGGTGGCCTCTCGGTGATCGGCATGAACGGCTTCGTCATCGGCCCCCTGATCGCCGCGCTGTTCATTGCCGTCTGGTCGCTGTTCTCCGAGGAGCAGCTGCATTCCTGA